One stretch of Priestia megaterium DNA includes these proteins:
- a CDS encoding protoporphyrinogen oxidase produces MKTVAVIGGGITGLTTLYYLQKLKRERNLPLKLLLLEKHSHLGGKINTREAGEFIMETGADSIVARKENVMPLLEELYLTNDLVYNETGKSFIYSANELLPIPEDTMFGIPTSVESLFKSELISSKAKITALKDLITKNTTFTKDSSIGLFLKHFLGEELVEKQIAPILSGVYSGDLDKLTISSTLPYLLDYKNTYGSIIKGMGANEKKFKTAGNKKFISFKQGLSTIIHRLEEELSDVTILKDTPTTSIKRDGERYQISTPGQAYSADYVVLATPHTAAQHLLNDPELNEDFEQLKDSSLISVYMGYDVPDECLPAEGTGFIVSQSSNLIANACTWTSKKWAHTSKRGNLLVRLFYKSTSHHFDRLRMMSKEELLAVAQKDIENSLGIKEQPIESDVTNWDKLMPTYHLKHGELVRSLTQKLHDKHPAITLAGCSYYGVGIAACITNGKQTAEAISQQLT; encoded by the coding sequence TTGAAAACGGTCGCTGTTATTGGAGGAGGAATTACGGGCTTAACCACTCTGTACTATTTGCAGAAACTAAAACGAGAACGTAATCTCCCGCTTAAATTATTGTTACTAGAGAAACATTCCCATTTAGGAGGGAAAATCAATACGCGTGAAGCTGGGGAATTTATCATGGAAACAGGGGCAGATTCTATTGTAGCTCGAAAAGAAAACGTTATGCCTCTGCTAGAAGAGCTGTACTTAACAAACGATTTAGTATATAACGAAACGGGCAAATCGTTTATTTACTCTGCTAATGAGCTGCTACCCATTCCTGAAGATACCATGTTCGGTATTCCAACAAGCGTAGAATCTCTTTTTAAAAGCGAGCTGATTTCTTCAAAAGCTAAAATTACAGCTTTAAAAGACTTAATCACTAAAAATACAACGTTTACGAAAGACAGCTCAATTGGACTCTTTTTAAAACATTTTTTAGGAGAAGAGCTAGTAGAAAAGCAAATTGCACCTATTTTATCCGGCGTCTACTCTGGCGATTTAGACAAACTCACGATTTCTTCGACTCTCCCGTATCTGCTCGACTACAAAAACACGTACGGCAGCATCATCAAAGGAATGGGAGCCAATGAAAAGAAATTTAAAACGGCAGGAAATAAAAAATTCATTTCGTTTAAACAAGGTTTATCAACGATTATTCACCGCTTAGAAGAAGAGCTTTCTGATGTAACGATTTTAAAAGATACGCCAACCACCAGCATAAAACGGGACGGTGAACGTTACCAAATCAGTACGCCGGGGCAAGCCTATTCAGCAGATTACGTGGTGTTAGCTACACCGCACACGGCTGCTCAGCACCTGTTGAACGATCCTGAATTAAACGAAGACTTTGAGCAGTTAAAAGATTCTTCTCTAATTAGCGTATACATGGGTTATGACGTTCCAGACGAATGCCTTCCTGCTGAAGGCACTGGATTTATTGTCTCTCAATCAAGCAACTTAATCGCTAATGCCTGCACGTGGACGAGCAAAAAATGGGCTCACACTTCTAAGCGAGGGAATTTGTTAGTTCGCCTGTTTTATAAAAGCACGAGCCACCACTTTGACAGACTGCGGATGATGTCAAAAGAAGAGTTGCTAGCAGTGGCACAAAAGGACATTGAAAACAGCTTAGGCATCAAAGAGCAGCCCATTGAAAGCGATGTAACCAATTGGGATAAATTGATGCCTACCTATCACCTTAAACACGGTGAACTCGTACGCAGCTTGACTCAAAAATTGCATGACAAGCACCCCGCTATTACATTAGCCGGCTGTTCTTACTATGGAGTAGGCATTGCAGCGTGTATAACAAACGGCAAACAAACGGCTGAAGCTATCTCTCAACAGTTGACTTAA
- a CDS encoding VOC family protein: MNFHRAPHVFVGKVNLKVENLERSLAFYQQIIGFKLLGRKENKALLTADGRTTLLSIEQPENVTAKQPRTTGLYHFALLLPTRSDLGSILQHLLNSGYPLQGASDHLVSEALYLADPDGNGIEIYRDRPSSTWEWNDSEVVMATKPLDAEAILAEGNGKPWTGLPSATLMGHIHLHVSELGQTENFYRNGLGFEVVSNYHNQALFISTGRYHHHIGLNVWNGIGAPSPHESSVGLESFTLVFPAEEAREQAINQLREIGAAVSKENQDFITKDPSGNIIRLVL, encoded by the coding sequence ATGAACTTTCACCGTGCACCTCATGTATTTGTTGGGAAAGTAAATTTAAAAGTAGAAAATTTAGAGCGTTCACTTGCTTTTTATCAGCAAATAATCGGGTTTAAACTTTTAGGGAGAAAAGAGAACAAAGCTCTGTTAACAGCTGATGGACGCACGACGCTGTTATCGATTGAACAGCCGGAAAACGTTACAGCAAAACAGCCTCGTACAACAGGCTTATATCATTTTGCTCTATTGTTGCCGACTCGTTCTGATTTAGGAAGTATTCTGCAGCATTTGTTAAATAGCGGTTATCCGCTTCAAGGGGCGTCTGATCATCTAGTGAGCGAAGCGCTGTACTTGGCAGATCCAGATGGAAACGGCATAGAGATTTATCGAGATCGTCCGTCAAGTACATGGGAATGGAATGACAGTGAAGTAGTAATGGCTACAAAACCTTTAGATGCAGAAGCGATATTAGCTGAAGGAAACGGTAAACCATGGACAGGATTACCTTCGGCTACCTTAATGGGACATATTCACCTTCACGTTTCTGAATTAGGGCAAACGGAAAACTTTTATCGAAATGGGTTAGGTTTTGAGGTTGTGAGCAATTACCATAATCAAGCATTGTTCATTTCAACTGGGCGCTATCATCATCACATCGGACTAAACGTTTGGAATGGAATTGGAGCGCCTAGTCCTCATGAAAGCAGCGTTGGTTTAGAGTCATTTACACTTGTTTTTCCAGCTGAAGAAGCAAGGGAGCAGGCAATAAATCAGCTTCGTGAAATCGGAGCAGCTGTGTCTAAAGAAAACCAAGATTTCATCACAAAAGATCCATCAGGTAATATAATTAGATTAGTCCTTTAA
- a CDS encoding MBL fold metallo-hydrolase, with protein sequence MLKKLTDYVYYFPHSEETDRPVLGLICGEKYSFIVDAGNSPAHASSFLEEVEKMGVPPIKGVAITHWHWDHTFGIHAMNKYTISHHLTKKKLAYLKTLRWDDDSLDKRVQEGEEIEFCRDMIKKEMPSRETLILQEPDVTFHHHMEVDLGGITCCIQHIGGVHAQDSSIVYIPQEKVLFLGDCLCPDFYSGDWSYDKEDFERIQRELKKYDAQYYLSSHFDPETPEELWRDLNQLSAIGEIVGNEVDLEKACFQFECETYKKPTNEQKERIQYFVNGNIKRKSRELF encoded by the coding sequence ATGCTGAAAAAACTAACGGATTACGTTTATTACTTTCCTCATTCTGAAGAAACGGATCGGCCGGTGCTCGGGCTTATATGCGGGGAGAAGTATAGTTTCATCGTAGATGCCGGGAATTCTCCTGCGCATGCATCATCATTTTTAGAAGAAGTGGAAAAAATGGGCGTTCCTCCAATCAAAGGAGTAGCTATTACGCATTGGCACTGGGATCATACATTTGGCATTCATGCAATGAATAAGTATACAATCAGCCATCATTTAACAAAGAAAAAGCTGGCCTATTTAAAGACACTGCGCTGGGACGATGATTCCTTGGATAAACGCGTCCAGGAGGGGGAGGAAATCGAATTTTGCCGGGATATGATAAAGAAAGAAATGCCGAGTCGAGAGACGTTAATTTTACAGGAGCCGGACGTAACGTTTCATCATCATATGGAAGTTGACCTAGGTGGAATCACTTGTTGCATTCAGCATATTGGAGGAGTACACGCGCAGGACTCGTCCATTGTCTACATACCCCAAGAAAAAGTCCTGTTTTTAGGTGATTGTCTATGTCCAGATTTTTATAGCGGTGACTGGAGTTATGATAAAGAAGACTTTGAGCGGATTCAGAGAGAGCTTAAAAAATATGATGCGCAGTATTATCTCTCATCTCATTTTGACCCTGAAACTCCTGAAGAACTTTGGCGAGATTTAAACCAATTGAGTGCGATTGGAGAAATTGTAGGAAATGAAGTCGATTTAGAAAAAGCATGTTTTCAGTTTGAGTGTGAAACGTATAAAAAGCCAACAAATGAGCAAAAAGAGAGAATACAGTATTTTGTTAATGGAAATATCAAACGCAAAAGCAGAGAACTGTTTTGA
- a CDS encoding DMT family transporter: MNKSTLPLPPPVFLLIGVLAVSFSSILIKWSQAPASILGMYRLLFTVLLFLPFLPWRKMKILFKNSTVKEWLMLAVSGVFLGLHFLFWMESFSHTTVASAMILTALEPVFVVAGAYFLFKEKTSKVGIISILIAVSGSVIIASGDIGVSKTALYGDLLSILGTVAVSVHMLAGQELCKKMPPIIYSFAVFLIGGLVLFVYNICTNVSLTQYDTKDWWIFLLLALIPNIFGHALFNWLLKYVGATTISMAILGEPIGAIILAYFLLGEMTTVSQLVGGMIVMISVMIFLKHKAAEPKKVMALQEKSNIS; the protein is encoded by the coding sequence ATGAATAAATCAACTCTTCCTTTACCGCCTCCTGTCTTTCTTTTAATCGGTGTATTAGCCGTTTCTTTTTCTTCTATTTTAATTAAATGGTCGCAAGCGCCTGCTTCTATTTTAGGAATGTATAGACTGCTGTTTACGGTCCTTTTATTTTTACCGTTTTTACCATGGAGGAAAATGAAAATTCTTTTTAAAAACAGCACGGTAAAAGAATGGCTAATGCTAGCTGTATCAGGCGTGTTTTTAGGGCTTCACTTTCTGTTTTGGATGGAGTCTTTTTCACATACAACAGTTGCTAGCGCTATGATTTTGACTGCGCTTGAGCCGGTCTTCGTAGTGGCAGGAGCTTATTTTTTATTTAAAGAAAAAACAAGCAAAGTAGGAATCATCAGCATTTTAATTGCTGTTAGCGGCTCGGTGATTATCGCATCGGGAGATATCGGAGTATCTAAAACGGCTCTTTACGGAGACTTACTTTCTATTTTAGGTACAGTAGCTGTTTCTGTTCATATGCTGGCGGGGCAAGAATTATGCAAGAAAATGCCTCCAATCATCTATAGCTTCGCCGTTTTTTTAATCGGTGGCCTGGTTCTATTTGTCTACAATATTTGTACAAACGTATCGTTGACTCAGTATGACACAAAAGACTGGTGGATCTTTTTGCTTTTAGCGCTTATTCCTAATATTTTTGGTCATGCCTTATTTAACTGGCTGTTAAAGTACGTAGGTGCTACAACGATTTCAATGGCTATTTTAGGCGAGCCAATTGGTGCCATCATTCTCGCTTATTTCTTGCTTGGAGAAATGACAACTGTTTCTCAGCTAGTGGGAGGGATGATTGTGATGATTAGTGTGATGATCTTCTTAAAGCACAAAGCAGCAGAGCCGAAAAAAGTCATGGCTCTTCAAGAAAAGTCCAATATCAGCTAA
- a CDS encoding GNAT family N-acetyltransferase: MKYCLAQPEDAATVHDLMLQAFSVYRDSVPPSSALDETIESIMQSLKHGKEAVILYVENKPVAMARFTLEETSLYFYRLSVIPAFQGKGMAKQLIQWLETYAKECGKESLSCKVRMSVSRNIALYESIGFYIEEKEIVHRDGVDIPVANMKKEILKGVMA; encoded by the coding sequence ATGAAGTACTGTTTAGCACAGCCGGAGGACGCTGCTACAGTTCACGATCTTATGCTGCAAGCCTTCTCCGTATATCGCGATTCTGTCCCCCCGTCCAGTGCTCTTGATGAAACGATAGAATCTATTATGCAATCGTTAAAGCACGGAAAAGAAGCTGTCATTTTATACGTCGAAAATAAGCCGGTAGCGATGGCGCGTTTTACACTAGAAGAAACGAGCTTATATTTTTACCGCCTGTCTGTTATTCCTGCTTTTCAAGGAAAAGGAATGGCTAAACAGCTTATTCAATGGTTAGAAACATACGCCAAAGAGTGTGGCAAGGAAAGTTTATCATGCAAGGTGAGAATGAGTGTTTCTCGTAATATAGCTTTGTATGAATCAATCGGCTTTTACATAGAGGAAAAAGAAATCGTACATAGAGACGGAGTGGATATTCCTGTAGCAAATATGAAAAAAGAGATTCTAAAAGGAGTAATGGCATGA
- a CDS encoding LysE family translocator, with amino-acid sequence MTFSWLIPYIAVSLIIVLIPGQDMIFVMTQSIASGVKAGIKTVLGSITGTFVHTLLAAVGLSIIFQKSIIAFTILKVVGVLYLLFLAYQSFREKSGPLELTENVQQHHHFRKGFVSNLTNPKVAIFFITFLPQFVNSSLGHVSLQMILFGIIFIAETLIIFSLIALFASGLGKKVKKSRIFQHTLKYVKGTVFGVLGLKLLFSSNN; translated from the coding sequence ATGACATTTTCTTGGCTTATACCTTACATAGCCGTGTCACTTATCATTGTCTTAATACCAGGACAAGACATGATTTTTGTAATGACACAAAGTATTGCTTCAGGGGTCAAAGCAGGCATCAAAACCGTATTGGGATCTATTACGGGAACATTTGTACATACTCTTTTAGCCGCAGTGGGGCTATCTATTATCTTTCAAAAATCAATTATTGCCTTTACGATTCTAAAGGTTGTAGGCGTTCTGTACCTGCTGTTTTTAGCATACCAATCGTTTCGAGAAAAAAGCGGTCCGTTGGAATTAACAGAAAACGTTCAGCAGCACCATCACTTTAGAAAAGGATTTGTTAGCAACTTAACCAATCCAAAAGTAGCTATTTTCTTCATCACGTTCTTACCGCAGTTTGTTAATTCGTCTCTTGGACATGTAAGTTTGCAGATGATTTTGTTTGGTATCATCTTTATCGCCGAAACGCTTATCATCTTTTCACTTATTGCGCTATTTGCTTCTGGCCTTGGGAAAAAAGTCAAAAAAAGCCGTATCTTTCAGCACACATTAAAATATGTAAAAGGAACGGTTTTTGGCGTACTTGGCCTAAAACTTTTATTTTCTAGCAACAATTAA
- a CDS encoding alanine/glycine:cation symporter family protein — protein MQEVVQGFVSSINEFLWSYLLIAMLIAFGLFFTFRSKFLQIRLLREMIRVLKEGADSSSKDGISPFQAFCISMAARVGTGNITGIAIAIALGGPGAVFWMWVLAVIGSASAFIESTLAQIYKVKDKDGGFRGGPAYYMEKGLKKRWMGGLFAVLITLSFGLIFNAVQSNTITLAFENAFGTNRLVLGIIMTVAFAAIIFGGVKRIAKMSEYIVVVLAVAYIGVALFIIIMNIQEMPSLIALIVKNAFGFEQIAGGSLGAALMQGIKRGLFSNEAGMGSAPNAAAAATTSHPVKQGLIQAFGVLTDTLIICSSTAFIILLSGAYTNKNLSGIELTQAALSTHIGSWAAGALAIMIFLFAFSTLIGNYYYGETNIEFLNTNKAWLMTYRIAVLAMIVFGSISQIQLVWDLADLFMGFMVVVNLIAILLLSKVAFAALKDYLAQKKAGKDPVFYQDSISGLDNIDAWDHSKDKSSSKKAI, from the coding sequence ATGCAAGAAGTAGTTCAAGGTTTTGTTAGTTCAATCAACGAATTTCTTTGGTCCTACTTACTGATTGCGATGCTGATTGCATTTGGTTTGTTTTTTACATTCAGGTCAAAGTTTTTACAAATTCGGTTATTAAGAGAAATGATTCGTGTATTAAAAGAAGGTGCGGATAGCTCTTCTAAAGACGGAATTTCGCCATTCCAAGCATTTTGTATCAGTATGGCAGCCCGCGTTGGTACGGGGAACATTACAGGTATTGCGATTGCGATCGCTTTAGGGGGACCTGGTGCTGTATTTTGGATGTGGGTGCTTGCCGTTATCGGTTCAGCTTCAGCATTTATCGAAAGTACATTAGCACAAATATACAAAGTAAAAGACAAAGACGGCGGCTTCCGAGGCGGACCGGCTTACTATATGGAAAAAGGTTTAAAGAAGCGCTGGATGGGCGGACTGTTTGCTGTCTTAATCACTTTATCATTCGGCTTAATTTTTAATGCTGTACAATCGAACACGATTACTCTTGCTTTTGAAAATGCGTTCGGAACAAATCGTTTAGTGTTAGGAATTATTATGACAGTGGCTTTCGCTGCCATTATTTTTGGTGGAGTTAAGCGTATTGCAAAAATGTCAGAATATATTGTGGTAGTACTGGCTGTTGCCTACATTGGCGTAGCACTCTTTATTATTATTATGAACATTCAAGAGATGCCTTCTCTTATTGCGTTAATCGTAAAAAATGCATTTGGTTTCGAGCAAATTGCCGGCGGTTCTCTTGGAGCAGCTCTTATGCAAGGAATTAAACGCGGCTTATTCTCAAACGAAGCGGGTATGGGTAGTGCACCGAACGCCGCAGCGGCTGCAACAACAAGCCACCCGGTAAAACAAGGATTAATCCAAGCATTTGGTGTATTAACAGATACGCTTATTATTTGTAGCAGTACTGCCTTTATCATTTTGCTTTCAGGTGCTTATACAAATAAAAATTTAAGCGGTATTGAGTTAACACAAGCTGCTTTAAGCACTCACATCGGTTCTTGGGCTGCTGGTGCTCTTGCGATTATGATTTTCTTATTTGCTTTTAGTACATTAATTGGTAACTACTACTATGGAGAAACAAATATTGAGTTCTTGAACACAAATAAAGCTTGGCTGATGACTTATCGTATTGCTGTACTTGCAATGATTGTGTTCGGTTCTATTTCTCAAATTCAGCTTGTATGGGATTTAGCAGATCTGTTTATGGGCTTTATGGTAGTAGTCAACTTAATCGCAATTCTCCTGCTGTCAAAAGTTGCCTTTGCCGCACTCAAAGATTATCTTGCCCAAAAGAAAGCTGGAAAAGACCCTGTCTTCTATCAAGACAGCATTTCTGGACTTGATAATATTGATGCGTGGGATCATTCAAAAGATAAATCCAGCTCGAAAAAAGCGATCTAA
- a CDS encoding CBO0543 family protein, with protein MLINIALAFVLPWIFGTLYLHPKNRRLMPLVGTAFCILAIVINELGSYYGFWKLRTSLENEALEALPFNLGVYPVLASYMIFLIQRIGKPYFFIFLIALFTTFLEGTYVHMERVIYGNGWNLGWTFFSYWIPYSVIYLYYRYLVSLRLLH; from the coding sequence TTGCTTATCAATATAGCGCTGGCTTTTGTTTTACCTTGGATTTTTGGCACACTCTATTTACATCCTAAAAATCGTCGTTTAATGCCTTTAGTAGGAACTGCTTTTTGCATTTTAGCAATCGTTATCAATGAATTAGGGAGTTATTATGGCTTTTGGAAACTCCGCACTTCTTTAGAAAATGAAGCATTAGAGGCGCTGCCTTTTAATTTAGGCGTCTATCCTGTATTGGCCAGCTATATGATTTTTTTAATCCAGCGAATCGGAAAACCTTATTTTTTTATTTTTCTTATTGCGCTGTTTACAACATTTTTAGAAGGAACGTATGTGCATATGGAAAGAGTTATATACGGAAACGGATGGAATCTCGGCTGGACATTTTTTTCCTACTGGATTCCGTACAGCGTGATTTATTTATACTATAGGTATTTGGTTAGTCTTAGACTGCTTCACTAG
- a CDS encoding bile acid:sodium symporter family protein: MLSQLNRMLEKLMPFITPVSLLIGVLIGSSLSQYTFLIPWLFALMTFAGSLNSNFQQLNATIHRPFPIVMALFVLHIFMPAWAWSVGQVIFPHDVFTSTGLLLAAIIPTGVTSFIWVSIYKGSIPLALSIILIDTLLAPLIVPYTLLLVVGDTVHLEALKLVKDLCFMIVLPSLLGMCLNQYTKGTIKQTLGPKLAPVSKIGLSVMVMVNGGVIAPYLKHIDKKLLFIIVIVFLMSSAGYFFSWMIGKWLKWDRAKVVTLTFCGGMRNISAGAVLAVSYFPAPVAVPVVLGMLFQQVLAALSGRLVQNYYQKKDAEFVSLK, translated from the coding sequence TTGTTAAGTCAATTAAATAGAATGCTAGAAAAATTGATGCCCTTTATTACGCCGGTCAGCTTACTTATAGGAGTGCTTATTGGTTCGTCACTGAGTCAGTATACCTTTTTAATTCCATGGCTTTTTGCATTAATGACGTTTGCTGGAAGTTTAAACTCAAATTTTCAGCAGTTAAACGCCACCATACACCGTCCATTTCCAATCGTTATGGCCCTGTTTGTTTTACATATTTTTATGCCAGCGTGGGCTTGGAGCGTTGGCCAAGTGATTTTTCCGCATGATGTATTTACAAGCACGGGCCTTTTGCTAGCAGCGATTATTCCAACCGGAGTGACTAGTTTTATATGGGTCTCTATTTACAAAGGAAGCATTCCTCTTGCGCTGTCCATTATTTTAATTGATACTCTTTTAGCGCCGCTTATCGTTCCTTATACGCTTTTATTGGTGGTTGGAGACACCGTGCATTTGGAAGCGCTAAAGCTAGTCAAAGATTTATGTTTTATGATTGTCCTTCCATCTCTGTTAGGCATGTGCTTAAATCAATATACAAAAGGAACAATTAAGCAGACATTAGGACCAAAGCTGGCACCTGTTTCAAAAATAGGGTTAAGTGTGATGGTCATGGTAAACGGGGGAGTGATTGCCCCTTATTTAAAACATATCGATAAAAAACTGCTGTTTATCATCGTGATCGTCTTTTTAATGAGTTCAGCTGGTTATTTCTTCAGCTGGATGATTGGTAAATGGCTAAAGTGGGACCGAGCAAAAGTTGTGACGCTTACGTTTTGCGGGGGCATGAGAAATATTAGCGCCGGAGCCGTATTAGCCGTATCTTATTTTCCAGCTCCCGTTGCTGTACCCGTCGTACTAGGGATGTTATTTCAGCAGGTATTAGCCGCTTTATCAGGGCGTTTAGTTCAAAACTATTACCAGAAAAAAGACGCTGAATTTGTTTCATTAAAATAA
- a CDS encoding mechanosensitive ion channel family protein: MDFLKSLSSLDDWKKIVIAIGIFLIFLILRKLFTTYLFKFIIGFVKNKKINLITSVLEAFEKPLRWIFVIIGFKLALPYLPFDVLTADTERHLVRSASVGLAGWGLYNLAASTNLFFATFAKNFDIQVDRIIIPFIEKFIRIVVVMLSISIIAEEWGFNVNGFVAGLGLGGLAFALAAKDTVSNLFGGIVIITEKPFTIGDWIKTPSVEGVVEDITFRSTKVRTFAQAVVTVPNATLSNEPIINWAKMGKRQIAFHLNLNYNTPKEKLETVVARIKKMLTEHEEIHNETILVNFDGFYESSLNIYLYFFTNTTVFADYLDVKENINFEIMDILEEEGVEFAFPTRTLIVEQDGKLSGNPKEFLESARS, encoded by the coding sequence ATGGATTTTTTGAAGTCTCTGTCATCGTTAGATGATTGGAAAAAAATCGTGATTGCGATTGGGATCTTTCTGATCTTTTTAATTCTTCGCAAGCTGTTCACGACTTATTTGTTTAAGTTTATTATTGGTTTTGTCAAAAATAAAAAAATCAATTTAATTACGAGCGTTTTAGAAGCTTTTGAAAAGCCGCTGCGCTGGATTTTTGTGATTATTGGTTTCAAGCTTGCTCTTCCCTATCTTCCCTTTGATGTTTTAACAGCCGACACGGAAAGACATTTAGTTCGTTCAGCTTCTGTTGGCCTTGCAGGATGGGGCTTGTATAATTTAGCTGCTTCTACCAATTTATTTTTTGCAACGTTTGCCAAAAACTTTGATATCCAAGTGGATCGAATCATTATTCCTTTTATTGAAAAGTTCATCCGCATCGTTGTTGTTATGCTTTCTATATCCATCATCGCAGAAGAATGGGGTTTTAACGTAAACGGCTTTGTAGCGGGTCTTGGGTTAGGTGGTCTTGCTTTTGCCCTAGCCGCAAAAGACACCGTTAGTAATTTATTCGGCGGAATTGTGATTATTACCGAAAAGCCTTTTACCATTGGAGATTGGATTAAAACACCGAGTGTTGAAGGCGTTGTAGAAGATATTACGTTTCGAAGCACCAAAGTTCGAACGTTCGCTCAAGCAGTCGTAACGGTTCCAAATGCTACTCTTTCTAATGAGCCTATTATCAACTGGGCTAAGATGGGAAAACGTCAAATTGCCTTTCATTTAAACTTGAATTATAATACACCAAAAGAAAAGTTAGAAACAGTAGTGGCAAGAATTAAAAAGATGCTGACGGAGCACGAAGAAATTCACAATGAAACGATTCTTGTTAACTTTGACGGTTTCTATGAATCCAGTCTAAATATTTATTTGTATTTCTTTACAAATACAACCGTTTTTGCTGATTATTTAGATGTAAAAGAAAATATAAACTTCGAAATTATGGACATTCTTGAAGAAGAAGGCGTAGAATTTGCTTTCCCTACGCGCACACTCATCGTTGAGCAGGATGGAAAGCTTTCAGGCAATCCAAAAGAATTTCTAGAAAGTGCTCGAAGCTAA
- the safA gene encoding SafA/ExsA family spore coat assembly protein translates to MKTLSKLLLVTLLSVTLAFGLNNTAQAATVHTVQSGDTMWKIAVKYQVGVSELIEANSAIKNPNSIYPGQKITIPTDKAGSSYEEQVVQLVNQERAKVGLKPLKSNWEVARVARYKSQDMIDKNYFSHTSPTYGSPFDMMKNFGITYSTAGENIAAGQATPKEVVNAWMNSEGHRKNILSSQFTEIGVGYAKGGSYGHYWTQMFISN, encoded by the coding sequence ATGAAAACTCTATCAAAACTTTTATTAGTAACATTGTTGTCTGTCACTCTAGCTTTTGGTCTTAATAACACTGCGCAAGCAGCAACCGTACATACCGTTCAATCGGGAGATACGATGTGGAAAATAGCAGTAAAATATCAGGTTGGTGTTTCCGAGCTGATTGAAGCGAATTCTGCTATTAAAAATCCTAATTCGATCTATCCGGGACAGAAAATTACTATTCCAACGGATAAAGCAGGAAGTTCATACGAAGAGCAAGTGGTTCAGCTAGTGAATCAAGAACGTGCTAAAGTAGGGCTTAAGCCTTTAAAGTCTAATTGGGAAGTAGCTCGCGTTGCTCGCTATAAATCGCAGGATATGATTGATAAAAATTATTTCAGTCATACATCGCCTACATATGGAAGTCCGTTCGACATGATGAAAAACTTTGGCATTACATACAGTACAGCAGGTGAAAATATCGCTGCTGGACAAGCAACTCCAAAAGAAGTGGTTAACGCATGGATGAATAGCGAAGGTCACCGTAAAAACATACTATCGAGTCAATTTACCGAAATCGGAGTAGGTTACGCTAAAGGCGGGAGCTACGGCCATTACTGGACTCAAATGTTCATTTCAAACTAA